Below is a genomic region from Streptomyces sp. RPA4-2.
CGCGCACCCCGAGGCGCCGGAGCTGCCCGCCCCGCCCCTCGCCGGAGGCGGTGTCCCCGTCCTCGGCCACGGCTGGCAACTGGTCCGCGACCCGCTGGGCCTCTTCTCCCGGCTGCGTGAGCACGGCGAGGTCGTCCGGCTCAGGCTGGGCCCCAAGACGGTGTACGCGCTCACCTCGCCCGCCCTCACCGGAGCGATGGCGCTGAGCCCCGACTTCAAGATCGACGGACCGCTCTGGGAGTCCCTGGAAGGCCTGCTCGGCAAGGAGGGCGTCGCGACCGCCAACGGGCCCCGGCACCGCCGTCAGCGGCGCACCATACAGCCCGCGTTCCGGCTCGACATCATCCCCGAGTACGGGCCGGTCATGGAGGAGGAGGCACGGGCCCTCGCGGAGCGCATGGGGTCGGGGCAGGCCGTCGACTGCACCTCGGAGTCGTTCCGCGTCGCCGTGCGCATCGCGGCCCGCTGCCTGCTGCGGGGGGAGTACATGGACGAGCGCGCCGAGCGGCTCAGCGTCGCGCTCGCCACCGTCTTCCGCGGTATGTACCGGCGCATGGTGATCCCGGCGGGCCCGCTCTATCGGCTACCGCTTCCGGCCAACCGCAAATTCGACCGCGCATTGGCCGATTTGCATGTCCTGGTCGACGAGATCATCGCCGAACGCCGCGCATCTGGTCAAAAGCCGGACGATTTGCTGACGGCCTTGCTGGAAGCGAAGAACGAGAACGGTGAGCCGATAGGGGAACAGGAGATCCACGACCAAGTCGTGGCGATACTCACCCCCGGCAGCGAAACCGTCGCGTCCACGATCATGTGGCTGCTGCAAGTCCTCGTGGAACACCCGGAACACGCCGCCCGGGTGGCCGAGGAGGTCGAATCCGTCGCCGGGGACCGGCCCGTCGCATTCGACGACGTCCGGAAGCTGTCGCACACGAACAATGTCGTCGTAGAAGCGATGCGGCTGCGCCCCGCGGTATGGATTCTGACGCGGCGCGCGGTGACCGAAACGGAGCTCGGCGGCTATCGGATTCCGGCCGGTGCCGACATCGTCTACAGCCCGTACGCGATCCAGCGTGATCCGCGGTCGTACGACGGGCATCTGGATTTCGACCCCGACCGCTGGCTTCCGGAACGCGCGAAGGACGTGCCGAAGTACGCCATGAGCCCCTTCAGCGTGGGCAACCGGAAGTGCCCCAGCGACCACTTCTCGATGGCGCAGCTCAGCCTGATCACGGCGACGGTGGCGTCCCGTTGGCGCCTGGAGAAGGTGTCGGAGTCGGACGACGCGACCCGCGTCGGCATCACGCTGCGGCCGCACCGGCTGCTGCTGAGGGCCGTGCCGCGCTGACCGTGCGTGACGGCCCGCGTCCGTACCGGTGCGTGGTCAGGCGGCCCGCGGGCCCCTGAACGTGCGCCGGTACGCCTGCGGGGTCGTCCCCAGGCTCCGTACGAACTGGTGGCGCAGCGCGGCCGCGGTGCCGAACCCGGTGCGGCCCGCGATCGCGTCCATCGTCTCGTCCGTCGCTTCCAGCAACTCCTGGGCCAGCAGCACCCGCTGGCGCAGGATCCAGCGGTACGGCGTGGTGCCGGTCTCCTGCTGGAAGCGGCGCGCGAAGGTGCGCGGGGACATATGGGCGCGGGCCGCGAGCTGTTCGACGGTCACGTCCTCGTCGAGGTGGCGCTCCATCCACACCAGCACCTCGCCGACCGTGTCACAGGTGGAGCGGGGCAGCGGGCGTTCGATGTACTGGGCCTGGCCGCCGTCCCGGTGCGGGGGCACCACCATGCGCCGGGCGATGGCGTTGGCGACCTCCGGGCCCTGTTCCTTGCGCACGATGTGGAGGCAGGCGTCGATGCCCGCGGCGGTCCCGGCCGAGGTGATCACCGGGTCCGCGTCCACGTACAGCACGTCCGGCTCGACGGTCGTGCGGGGGTACTGCCGGGCGAGTTCGTCCGCGTGGTGCCAGTGCACGGCGCAGCGCCGCCCGTCCAGCAGTCCGGCCGCGCCGAGTACGAAGACGCCGGAGCAGACGCTGAGCACCCGGGCGCCGCGGTCGACCGCGCGGCGCAGCGCGGCGAGCAGTTCGGGCGGGTAGGAGCGGGAGGCGTAGGCGTTCCCGGCCGGCAGGGCGATCAGGTCGGCCGTCTCCAGCCGCTCCAGACCGTGCTCCGTGTGGAGCGAGAACCCCGCGTGCGTGTTCAGCGTCGGGCCCTCGGCGGAGGCGACCGCGAAGTCGTACACGGGCAGCCCGTCGTCGCTGCGGTCGATCCCGAACACCTCGCAGACCACGCCGAGTTCGAAGGGATGCACTCCGTCGAGCAGCACGGCGGCCACGTTCTTCAGCATGCCGTCCAGTGTGCCTCGGAGTTGGCAGGAATTCGAGGGTGCACGGCAGTGCTGCCACTGACGGTAAGGAGTGATCGGCGCGACAGTACTGTCCATGAACACATTCATGGACAACCTCGTCGGAATGCTTCTCGTCCTCGCCGTCCTCGGTGTGGTGGCGCTGCCGTCACTCATCGGGCTCGTGCACGAGCGACGCGTGGACCGTCAGATCAGGGCTTCGTCACTCGCACGGTGACCGTCCACTCCTGGAGGCCCTTGCACGACATCCGGTGCGGCTCGGTGGCGCACAGCGGGCGGGACGAGGTGAGGCGTACGGTCCCCGCCGAGACCGCCCGGAAGGCGGCCGAGGCGTCGCCCGCCTGGAGGACGATCCCGCTGTTGGTGGCCTCCAGACCGTTGCCGTCGGCCTTGACGGGCGTCCAGGGCCGGGCGGCGGTGCCGTCCAGGGAGAGGCGGAGTTCCCCGCCCGTGGCGAGGCAGTACGTACGGCCGGCGTCCGCGGCGTCGAGCTCCGCGGGCGGCGTGCCACAGTCCTGGGGGTGCTTCGTGGGGGACGGCGACACGGTGGCGCCGCCTCCCGCGTCGCCGCCGCCCTGTGTGCCGCAGCCCGCGAGCAGCAGCGTCAGGGCGGCGAGGGCGGCGAGGGCGTGGACCGGATGGGGGTTCATAGGGCGCATGGGGGTGACCTCCTTGCCGCTTGGACGTGTCACCCGCGTATCAGGATCCCCACCGGACGGGCGGGACCCCGGCCGCGACGGCGGCCGGGGTCCCGCGCTGCTCAGCTGGTCGTGACGGCGGTGTCGTCGAGGACGAAGCTGGTCTGGAGCGAGGAGTCCTCCACGCCGCTGAACTTCAGGGTGACGGTGGAGCCGGCGAACGAGGACAGGTCGAAGGTCTTCTGGGCGTACCCGGTGGCCTTGTTGAGGTTGGAGTAGGTGGCCAGGGTGGTCGATCCGGCGGTGACCGTCAGCTTGTCGTAGGCGCTGGTGGTGGTGGTCTCCGCGGTGTCGATGTGCAGGTAGAAGGTGAAGCTGGCCTTGCAGCCGGCGGGGATCGTCACCGACTGGGAGACGGTGTCGGTGTGGGTGGAGCCGTAGCCGTCGAGCCAGGCCTTGTAGGAGCCGCCGTGCGCCGCCTCACCGGTGTCGGTCGTGATGACGCCGCTCGACGCGGTCCACGAGGTGCTGCCGGACTCGAAGCCCGGGTTGCCGAGCAGCTGCGCCGAGGTGCAGGTGCCGCCGCCGGAGGTGCTCACGGTCCAGGTGAACGAGGCCGAACCTGAGGCGCCCGTGCCGTCCTTCGCCGTGACGGTGACCGCGTAGGTGCCCGCGGTGCTCGCCGTGCCGGAGATCAGTCCGGTCGAGGCGTTGATGGACAGTCCCGTCGGCAGCCCGGTCGCGCTGTACGTGAGGGCCGCGCCCGCGCTGTCACTGGCCGCGATCTGCAGACTCACCGAACTGCCCGTCGCGGTGGACCGGTTGCCCGGGTTGGTGACGGTCACGGTGTTGCCCGTACCGGTGCCCGAGGTGAAGGCCGCCGTGCCGTTGGGGGTGCCCCAGCCGGTCGGTCCGTCGTAGCCGGTGCCCGCGGTGCAGAAGTAGGACGGGGAGCACGAGCCGTTGTTGCCGCTGGTCACGTCGTACAGGTTCGAGGTGTGGGAGTAGGGGTACTTCGCCGGGTAGTCGCCGCTGCCCGGGGTGCCGGCCAGCGCGTACACGCCCGCGATGATCGGCGCCGAGGCGCTCGTACCGCCGTAGACCGCCCAGCCGGAGCCGCCGTAGGTGTCGTAGACGGCCACGCCGGTGGCGGGGTCGGCGACCGCGGAGACGTCGGACTCCATGCGCTTGGCGCAGCCGGTGTCGGTCTGCCAGGACGGCTTGGGGTCGTAGGCGGAGCAGCCGGAGCCGGTGCCCTCGGTGCTGCTGGTCTTCCACACGGACTCGGTCCAGCCGCGGGTACCGGAGGACGTGGACAGCGCGGTGCCGCCGACGGCGGTCACGTACTGGGAGGTGGCCGGGTACTCGGCGCCGTAGGCCTCGTCACCGGAGGAGACGGTGATGGCGACGCCCGGGTGCTTGAAGTACGAGGTGTCCTCGCCGGTCTGGGAGGACGACTCGGCGCCGCCCCAGCTGTTGGAGACGAACTTCGCGCCCAGCGTGACGGCCTCGTTCTCGGCGGTGCCGAGGTTGGCGTCGGTGGGTGAAGTGGCTTCCACGAGAACGATGTTGCAGTTCGGGCAGACCGCGCTGACCATGTCGATGTCGAGCGCTTCCTCGCCCGCCCAGCCGCTGTCGTTCGTCGGCAGCGAGGTGGTCGAGCCGGTCTGGCTGACCTGCTTGAAGCAGCCGTTGGCCTTGGTGCAGGCCGACAGGCCGAACTGCGAGCGGTAGGTGGCGAGGTCCGACTCGGCGTTGGGGTCGTTGTAGGCGTCGACCACGGCGACCGTCAGGCCCGAACCGCCGGTCGAGGGCAGGTTGTAGGCGCTGTGCAGGTTGGCCGGGCTGAGGCCGGACACCGCGGCGGCGGCATCCGAGGAGACCGCCGCGGCGAGCTTCTGCTTGATGTCGGTGCGGCGCTGGGCGAAGCAGGCCGCGTGACCGGGCGTCGGGGCGCCGCACAGACGGGTGGTCGGCACCTTCTGGCCGGCCCTGCCCGTCGCGTGGACGGCCTGGGCGGCCGGGGCGGTCAGGGCCTTCGCGTTCTGGGTCACGCGAGAGGTGTGTCCGGTGGCGGGCGCGGTCTGGGCGCCGGCGGCCGGGGCCGCCATGAGACCGGCGACGGTGAGGGCGAGGGCGGGGGCGGCGGCGGTCAGGAGTCTTCGCAACCGCCGGGCGGGCCTGCTGGAGCGTGTCTCACTCATGGGAGTGCTGCCTCCATCGGTTTGAGGCCGGTGCCGCGCGGGCCCGGGTGGGGCCGTACGCGGTTCCACAGCCGGAAGTGGGGTTCTCGGCGCTGCACTGAGGTGCGGGCCCGTGACGCGCGTAGCGTGGTGAACGCGGAGCTTTGTCGTGGGCATGACACATTGACGTCCTGGGATGCCACGATGCGTGGCACGGCGGGACGGCCAGAACGTAACCGGGACGGACGGCACACGAACAGTCACGCCCGAAGAACTTTGCCGCTCCATAGGCGGGGATTGGAACGGGGATTGGCGTGGCTGGGGGTGGACGTGACGAAGCCGGGCCGCGTGCGCGACCCGGCCTCGTCACCCGCAGACCCGTTCCGGGACGGTCAGAACTCCTCGTCGAAGCCGACCGAGCCCTCCACGGCGACCTGGTACGCCGAGGGACGGCGCTCGAAGAAGTTGGTCAGTTCCTGGACGCCCTGAAGCTCCATGAACGAGAAGGGGTTCTCGGAGCCGTAGACCGGGGCGAAGCCGAGACGCTGGAGACGCTGGTCGGCGACGCACTCCAGGTACTGGCGCATCGACTCGGTGTTCATGCCCGGCAGGCCTTCACCGCACAGGTCGCGCCCGAACTGCAGCTCGGCCTCCACGGCTTCCCGCAGCATGTCGGTGACCTGCTGCTGAAGCTGGTCGTCGAAGAGCTCGGGCTCCTCCTTGCGGACGGTGTCGACCACCTCGAAGGCGAAGGACATGTGCATCGTCTCGTCGCGGAACACCCAGTTGGTGCCCGTCGCCAGACCGTGCAGCAGACCCCGGCTGCGGAACCAGTAGACGTAGGCGAAGGCTCCGTAGAAGAAGAGACCCTCGATGCACGCGGCGAAGCAGATGAGGTTCAGCAGGAAGCGGCGCCGGTCGGCCTTGGTCTCCAGGCGGTCCAGCTTCTCCACCGAGTCCATCCACTTGAAGCAGAACTCGGCCTTCTCCCGGATGGAGGGGATGTTCTCGACGGCCGCGAAGGCCGCCGTCCTGTCCTGCGGGTCGGGCAGATAGGTGTCCAGCAGGGTCAGATAGAACTGGACGTGCACGGCCTCCTCGAACAGCTGGCGCGAGAGATACAGGCGCGCCTCGGGGGAGTTGATGTGCTTGTACAGCGTCAGGACGAGGTTGTTCGCCACGATCGAGTCGCCCGTCGCGAAGAACGCGACCAGCCGGCCGATCATGTGCTGCTCGCCCTGCGACAGCTTCGCCAGGTCGGCGACGTCCGAGTGGAGGTCGACCTCCTCGACGGTCCAGGTGTTCTTGATGGCGTCCCGGTAGCGCTCGTAGAAGTCCGGGTAGCGCATGGGACGCAGGGTGAGTTCGAAGCCCGGGTCGAGCAGGTTCTTCTCGGTGGAGCTCATTACTGACAGGCCTCGCAGGACTCGGGGTTCTCCAGGGAGCAGGCGACGGCGTCGGGGTCGGCGACCTGCTGGAGGGGGATGGTCTTCTCGGGCTGGGCCTGCGCCTGGGCGGCACGGGCGATGCGGGTCGCCGGGCGCGAGCGCAGGTAGTACGTCGTCTTCAGGCCCGACTTCCAGGCGTACGCGTACATCGAGGAGAGCTTGCCGATGGTCGGCGTCTCCAGGAAGAGGTTCAGCGACTGGGCCTGGTCCAGGAACGGGGTACGGGCCGCGGCCATGTCGATGAGGCCGCGCTGCGGGATCTCCCACGCCGTGCGGTACAGGTCGCGGACGTCCTGCGGCACCCAGGTGAAGCCCTGCACCGAGCCGTTCGCCTCGCGCAGCGCCTCCCGGGTCTGCGCGTCCCACACCCCGAGCTTCTTCAGCTCGGCCACAAGGTAGGAGTTGACCTGGAGGAACTCACCGGACAGCGTCTCGCGCTTGAAGAGGTTCGAGACCTGCGGCTCGATGCACTCGTACACGCCCGCGATGGACGCGATCGTCGCGGTGGGCGCGATGGCGAGCAGCAGCGAGTTGCGCATGCCGACCGCGGCGATGCGCTCCCGCAGCGCCGCCCAGCGCTCCGGCCAGTTCAGCTCGACGTCGAAGTGGTCGGGGTGCAGCACACCGCGGGCGGTACGGGTCTTCTCCCAGGCCGGCAGCGGGCCGTTGCGCTCGGCGAGGTCGGCGGAGGCCTCGTAGGCGGCGAGCATGATGCGCTCGGCGATACGGGTGGAGAGCGCGCGGGCGGCGGGCGAGTCGAAGGGCAGACGCAGCTTGAAGAAGACGTCCTGGAGGCCCATCGCGCCGAGGCCGACGGGGCGCCACTTGGCGTTCGACCGGCCCGCCTGCTCGGTCGGGTAGAAGTTGATGTCGACGACGCGGTCGAGGAAGGTGACGGCGGTGCGGACCGTCTCGTCCAGACGCTCCCAGTCGAGATCGCCGGTCGTCGTGTCGACGAACGCGCCGAGGTTGACCGAGCCGAGGTTGCAGACGGCCGTCTCCCCGTCGTCCGTGACCTCCAGGATCTCGGTGCACAGGTTCGAGGAGTGCACGGTGTGGCCCGGCTCCGCCGTCTGGTTGGCCGTGCGGTTGGCGGCGTCCTTGAAGGTCATCCAGCCGTTGCCGGTCTGCGCCAGGGTGCGCATCATGCGGCCGTAGAGGTCGCGGGCCGGGATGGTCTTCTTCGCCAGGCCCTTCGCCTCCGCCGCACGGTACGCCGCGTCGAACTCGGCGCCCCACAGGTCGACCAGTCCGGGCACGTCGGAGGGGGAGAAGAGGGACCACTGCGCGTCGGCGTCGACCCGGCGCATGAACTCGTCCGGGATCCAGTGCGCGAGGTTCAGGTTGTGCGTACGGCGGGCGTCCTCGCCGGTGTTGTCACGCAGCTCCAGGAACTCCTCGATGTCGGAGTGCCAGGTCTCCAGGTAGACCGCGGCGGCGCCCTTGCGCCGGCCGCCCTGGTTCACCGCGGCGACCGAGGCGTCGAGGGTCTTCAGGAACGGGACGATGCCGTTGGAGTGCCCGTTCGTGCCGCGGATCAGTGAACCGCGGGAGCGGATGCGGGAGTAGGACAGCCCGATACCGCCCGCGTGCTTCGACAGGCGCGCGACCTGGTGGTAGCGGTCGTAGATGGAGTCCAGCTCGTCCAGCGGGGAGTCGAGGAGGTAGCAGGACGACATCTGGGGGTGCCGCGTACCGGAGTTGAAGAGCGTGGGGGAGGAGGGGAGGTAGTCCAGCCGGCTCATCAGGCCGTAGAGCGCGGCCACTTCGTCGACGGACCGGGCCGTGTCGTCCTCCGCCAGGCCGGACGCCACCCGGAGCATGAAGTGCTGGGGGGTCTCGACGACCTTGCGGGTGATCGGGTGCCGGAGCAGGTAGCGGCTGTGCAGGGTGCGCAGGCCGAAGTAGCCGAAGCGGTCGTCGCCCGCGGTGTCGATCAGCGCGTCCAGGCGGGCCGCGTGAAGGTCGACGAAGTCCGCCGTGCGGTCGGCGATCAGACCCTCGCGCCGGCCCGTGGTGATGGACTCGGAGAACGTCGTGACGCCCTGCGAGGCGGCCTCCTCGGCGATGCCGACCGTCAGCA
It encodes:
- a CDS encoding cytochrome P450, whose translation is MTVESVRPAHPEAPELPAPPLAGGGVPVLGHGWQLVRDPLGLFSRLREHGEVVRLRLGPKTVYALTSPALTGAMALSPDFKIDGPLWESLEGLLGKEGVATANGPRHRRQRRTIQPAFRLDIIPEYGPVMEEEARALAERMGSGQAVDCTSESFRVAVRIAARCLLRGEYMDERAERLSVALATVFRGMYRRMVIPAGPLYRLPLPANRKFDRALADLHVLVDEIIAERRASGQKPDDLLTALLEAKNENGEPIGEQEIHDQVVAILTPGSETVASTIMWLLQVLVEHPEHAARVAEEVESVAGDRPVAFDDVRKLSHTNNVVVEAMRLRPAVWILTRRAVTETELGGYRIPAGADIVYSPYAIQRDPRSYDGHLDFDPDRWLPERAKDVPKYAMSPFSVGNRKCPSDHFSMAQLSLITATVASRWRLEKVSESDDATRVGITLRPHRLLLRAVPR
- a CDS encoding GlxA family transcriptional regulator, with amino-acid sequence MLKNVAAVLLDGVHPFELGVVCEVFGIDRSDDGLPVYDFAVASAEGPTLNTHAGFSLHTEHGLERLETADLIALPAGNAYASRSYPPELLAALRRAVDRGARVLSVCSGVFVLGAAGLLDGRRCAVHWHHADELARQYPRTTVEPDVLYVDADPVITSAGTAAGIDACLHIVRKEQGPEVANAIARRMVVPPHRDGGQAQYIERPLPRSTCDTVGEVLVWMERHLDEDVTVEQLAARAHMSPRTFARRFQQETGTTPYRWILRQRVLLAQELLEATDETMDAIAGRTGFGTAAALRHQFVRSLGTTPQAYRRTFRGPRAA
- a CDS encoding putative Ig domain-containing protein, producing MSETRSSRPARRLRRLLTAAAPALALTVAGLMAAPAAGAQTAPATGHTSRVTQNAKALTAPAAQAVHATGRAGQKVPTTRLCGAPTPGHAACFAQRRTDIKQKLAAAVSSDAAAAVSGLSPANLHSAYNLPSTGGSGLTVAVVDAYNDPNAESDLATYRSQFGLSACTKANGCFKQVSQTGSTTSLPTNDSGWAGEEALDIDMVSAVCPNCNIVLVEATSPTDANLGTAENEAVTLGAKFVSNSWGGAESSSQTGEDTSYFKHPGVAITVSSGDEAYGAEYPATSQYVTAVGGTALSTSSGTRGWTESVWKTSSTEGTGSGCSAYDPKPSWQTDTGCAKRMESDVSAVADPATGVAVYDTYGGSGWAVYGGTSASAPIIAGVYALAGTPGSGDYPAKYPYSHTSNLYDVTSGNNGSCSPSYFCTAGTGYDGPTGWGTPNGTAAFTSGTGTGNTVTVTNPGNRSTATGSSVSLQIAASDSAGAALTYSATGLPTGLSINASTGLISGTASTAGTYAVTVTAKDGTGASGSASFTWTVSTSGGGTCTSAQLLGNPGFESGSTSWTASSGVITTDTGEAAHGGSYKAWLDGYGSTHTDTVSQSVTIPAGCKASFTFYLHIDTAETTTTSAYDKLTVTAGSTTLATYSNLNKATGYAQKTFDLSSFAGSTVTLKFSGVEDSSLQTSFVLDDTAVTTS
- a CDS encoding ribonucleotide-diphosphate reductase subunit beta, whose product is MSSTEKNLLDPGFELTLRPMRYPDFYERYRDAIKNTWTVEEVDLHSDVADLAKLSQGEQHMIGRLVAFFATGDSIVANNLVLTLYKHINSPEARLYLSRQLFEEAVHVQFYLTLLDTYLPDPQDRTAAFAAVENIPSIREKAEFCFKWMDSVEKLDRLETKADRRRFLLNLICFAACIEGLFFYGAFAYVYWFRSRGLLHGLATGTNWVFRDETMHMSFAFEVVDTVRKEEPELFDDQLQQQVTDMLREAVEAELQFGRDLCGEGLPGMNTESMRQYLECVADQRLQRLGFAPVYGSENPFSFMELQGVQELTNFFERRPSAYQVAVEGSVGFDEEF
- a CDS encoding ribonucleoside-diphosphate reductase subunit alpha, producing the protein MEAESAQRAPVETDGPGTTLLRTLTDFTADLPGADPGRVAAAALRGRSTHADDAELRELATEAAAGLISEDPVYSRLAARLLTVGIAEEAASQGVTTFSESITTGRREGLIADRTADFVDLHAARLDALIDTAGDDRFGYFGLRTLHSRYLLRHPITRKVVETPQHFMLRVASGLAEDDTARSVDEVAALYGLMSRLDYLPSSPTLFNSGTRHPQMSSCYLLDSPLDELDSIYDRYHQVARLSKHAGGIGLSYSRIRSRGSLIRGTNGHSNGIVPFLKTLDASVAAVNQGGRRKGAAAVYLETWHSDIEEFLELRDNTGEDARRTHNLNLAHWIPDEFMRRVDADAQWSLFSPSDVPGLVDLWGAEFDAAYRAAEAKGLAKKTIPARDLYGRMMRTLAQTGNGWMTFKDAANRTANQTAEPGHTVHSSNLCTEILEVTDDGETAVCNLGSVNLGAFVDTTTGDLDWERLDETVRTAVTFLDRVVDINFYPTEQAGRSNAKWRPVGLGAMGLQDVFFKLRLPFDSPAARALSTRIAERIMLAAYEASADLAERNGPLPAWEKTRTARGVLHPDHFDVELNWPERWAALRERIAAVGMRNSLLLAIAPTATIASIAGVYECIEPQVSNLFKRETLSGEFLQVNSYLVAELKKLGVWDAQTREALREANGSVQGFTWVPQDVRDLYRTAWEIPQRGLIDMAAARTPFLDQAQSLNLFLETPTIGKLSSMYAYAWKSGLKTTYYLRSRPATRIARAAQAQAQPEKTIPLQQVADPDAVACSLENPESCEACQ